The following coding sequences are from one Acipenser ruthenus chromosome 7, fAciRut3.2 maternal haplotype, whole genome shotgun sequence window:
- the LOC117414629 gene encoding receptor-type tyrosine-protein phosphatase eta-like yields MDGILYSFNITYSSSSISYQVSTSGSIKSIIISNLIPGSKYVFNITTVQAHGSQSTPVLQSLYTIPSPPGEIRFDSVDTNSVSLSWGEPFGMEKASYSFNVTYFSYLLGHQGYTIANSNYTVISNLESGTEYFFNVTTVVGKGASSIPDNGGQSTPVSKSRYTKAANRAILSVKYRCSDEPQQCQKIVEEKFRAILGKYLSGVPWSMKIRDNRKGN; encoded by the exons ATGGATGGGATCCTATATAGCTTTAACATAACCTACTCCAGCTCCTCTATCAGTTACCAAGTCTCCACTAGTGGAAGCATCAAATCCATTATCATCTCTAACCTGATACCGGGAAGCAAGTATGTTTTCAATATCACCACAGTGCAGGCCCATGGAAGTCAGAGCACTCCTGTCTTACAATCTCTCTATACAA ttccTTCCCCACCTGGAGAGATAAGATTCGACTCGGTGGACACTAACTCGGTTTCTCTGAGCTGGGGGGAACCTTTTGGTATGGAGAAGGCATCGTACAGCTTTAATGTAACCTACTTCAGCTACCTTTTGGGTCATCAAGGCTACACCATTGCCAACTCAAATTACACTGTCATCTCTAACCTGGAATCAGGAACTGAGTACTTCTTCAATGTCACCACTGTGGTGGGAAAGGGAGCCAGCAGTATACCAGATAATGGTGGACAAAGCACACCTGTTTCAAAATCTCGCTACACAA AAGCTGCAAACCGTGCAATTCTTTCTGTAAAATACAGGTGCTCTGATGAACCACAACAGTGCCAGAAGATAGTAGAGGAAAAG TTTCGAGCCATATTGGGGAAGTATCTATCTGGAGTGCCCTGGAGCATGAAAATTCGAGACAACCGGAAAGGGAATTAA